One Vibrio penaeicida DNA segment encodes these proteins:
- the hinT gene encoding purine nucleoside phosphoramidase has protein sequence MAEETIFTKIINKEIPADIVFQDDLVTAFRDINPRAPKHILIIPNKLIPTTNDVEAEDEAMMGRMFTAARKIAEQEGVAQDGYRLIVNCNAHGGQEVYHIHMHLVGGQPLGPMLIS, from the coding sequence ATGGCTGAAGAAACCATATTTACAAAGATTATCAATAAAGAAATTCCAGCAGATATTGTATTCCAAGACGATTTGGTAACGGCATTTCGCGACATTAACCCTCGCGCTCCTAAGCATATTCTTATCATTCCCAATAAACTTATCCCTACCACGAACGACGTAGAAGCTGAAGATGAAGCGATGATGGGGCGTATGTTTACCGCAGCGAGAAAAATCGCAGAGCAAGAAGGCGTGGCACAAGATGGCTACCGACTCATCGTGAACTGCAATGCTCACGGCGGTCAAGAGGTGTACCATATACACATGCATTTGGTTGGTGGGCAACCACTTGGTCCTATGCTTATCAGCTAA